From one Sphaeramia orbicularis chromosome 9, fSphaOr1.1, whole genome shotgun sequence genomic stretch:
- the LOC115426292 gene encoding uncharacterized protein LOC115426292 isoform X2: protein MMDNATGNKSHIPCPLWTGQISWSAAPTQGALLNSLSTSQQLSLGSPSDQRPQYDQLQPPGLNCLSDLSALSRNNTNHTNLFKSPQMSISSSSASLFANTAATPSTSNIISFVQLSSHTSSSTAQTANQGKTIPPPPLQQTNQGSQPQHLPLTSHDSYKASFQPPLPSQSLPNGPQDLPISLPSCSQHATQEPQNKSQPAFEGMSAESTGVAGFTHSRTSSVSQEQHQWIPSSHCSGAGDKSVSDAAAQPDKEPSQKRSTTAPTRNETLRSVLLQQRTLLLNKLADLDKLLKTLPPDDNSDGQTSQSGVQSHLSDDCSSPESFSDPIEFAEEAEDAMAVSEEESDPDFFPSSDGNFSDFMSVSEKGSSDESSPTTPSVCPRRTLSRKRKAKSGSPVLKDEDTTPTKKRRTMNQRRCSALVLPCISSKKQKRVYDKKNYCVFCSKPVIKMARHLETVHSDQAEVAAAFQYPKNSKERLKIWNRLKNKGNFAHNKDVLRTGKGYLAVRKRPRKAGQGHEFVHCLYCQGLYWSKALYRHMKKCPERDKNENEPKIGRNRLTLRCVLETLDLDISGGLKGILSSMTYDAVTQAVINHKIILQFGETMFDQHGADIKRHNYIRQNLRQIARLVLEAQKLTPLKELEDFFLPSNFKHVVSAVNVLAGYNSKNKTYSSPSLAIKLGYQLQKLCGIVESNAESCGNASLAESARSFLTVYKNKWNNLVSSGALTTLKETKLVTEKKVPFAQDVMRLNSHMANVHVVAEKKVRDRPCAETYALLAKVILARTILFNRRKPGEVSRIQLIDFMSRKLSNTHSYMSSSLSDLERTMCGFFTRVEIRGNCGRLVPVLLKPSFVSGLELLVKIRGTCGVPSENFFLFGRPNALSAYNGAECIQIYVKECGAKHPETLTTAKIRKHFASMLQMMNLDEDEANQILGPNNYQVLQQSTRVEDVMTSDGTFHPDGTQPGASWNHNQFSGECHQPAGLYQNQMHQAPTTANGTEHQKPASFDKPRKAPQSNGKQKWEEAEVRAVERHMMRFIQGHKVPQKFDCIQCLEAEPEALRTRSWKGVKDYVRNRITALKRQSGSTRTLSTNSDWPVQEESSGYFQQL, encoded by the exons ATGATGGATAACGCAACAGGAAATAAGAGCCACATACCATGTCCTCTGTGGACAGGACAGATTAGCTGGTCTGCAGCTCCGACTCAGGGAGCTCTCCTGAATTCTCTGTCCACCTCTCAGCAACTCAGCCTGGGCTCACCCTCTGATCAGAGACCACAGTATGATCAATTACAGCCGCCCGGTCTGAACTGTCTGAGTGACCTCAGCGCCTTATCAAGAAACAATACTAATCATACCAACCTGTTCAAATCCCCCCAGATGAGCATCAGCTCTTCATCAGCCTCGCTGTTTGCCAATACTGCTGCTACCCCGAGTACATCTAACATTATTTCTTTTGTTCAGCTGAGTTCTCACACATCATCATCCACAGCACAAACTGCAAACCAAGGCAAAACTATACCCCCACCTCCCCTCCAGCAAACAAACCAAGGATCCCAGCCTCAACATCTACCACTCACATCCCACGACTCTTACAAAGCTTCGTTTCAGCCTCCCTTACCCAGTCAGAGCTTACCAAATGGACCTCAAGATTTGCCCATAAGCCTGCCATCATGTTCACAGCATGCAACCCAAGAACCCCAGAACAAATCTCAGCCTGCTTTTGAGGGAATGAGTGCAGAGTCTACTGGTGTTGCTGGTTTCACTCACAGCCGTACCTCATCAGTCTCGCAGGAGCAGCATCAATGGATACCTTCATCACACTGCAGTG GAGCTGGAGACAAGTCGGTATCTGATGCAGCTGCTCAGCCAGACAAAGAGCCATCACAAAAACGTAGTACTACTGCACCG ACCAGAAATGAGACACTGCGATCAGTGCTTTTACAACAGCGCACACTACTACTTAACAAACTAGCAGACCTGGATAAGCTG CTAAAAACATTGCCTCCAGATGACAACAGTGATGGTCAGACTTCACAGTCAGGTGTTCAG tCACATCTCTCAGATGATTGTTCATCACCTGAATCTTTCAGTGACCCCATTGAATTTGCAGAG GAAGCAGAAGATGCCATGGCCGTGTCAGAGGAAGAGAGTGATCCTGATTTCTTCCCCAGCAGTGATGGCAACTTTTCTGATTTCATGTCTGTTTCTGAGAAGGGATCTTCAGATGAGTCCAGTCCTACCACCCCCTCTGTGTGTCCAAGACGTACTCTGTCAAGAAAGCGAAAGGCAAAATCAGGCAGCCCTGTGTTAAAGGACGAGGACACGACTCCAACAAAAAAGAGACGTACAATGAATCAGAGGAGATGCTCAGCTCTGGTATTGCCTTGTATAAgttctaaaaaacaaaaacgtgtTTATGACAAGAAGAATTATTGTGTGTTTTGCTCTAAGCCAGTAATTAAAATGGCTCGTCACCTTGAGACTGTCCATAGCGATCAAGCAGAGGTCGCAGCTGCATTTCAGTATCCCAAAAATTCCAAAGAGAGACTAAAGATATGgaacagactgaaaaataaagGAAACTTTGCTCACAATAAAGACGTGTTGAGAACAGGGAAAGGATATCTCGCTGTTCGAAAAAgaccaagaaaagctggacaagGTCATGAGTTTGTTCATTGTCTTTACTGTCAAGGACTTTACTGGAGCAAAGCTTTGTATAGACACATGAAGAAGTGTCCAGAGAGAGACAAGAACGAAAATGAACCAAAGATCGGAAGAAACCGGCTGACATTACGATGTGTGCTTGAAACTTTAGATCTTGACATAAGTGGCGGTTTGAAAGGAATTCTGTCTTCGATGACATATGATGCTGTGACACAAGCCGTTATAAATCACAAGATTATTTTACAGTTTGGTGAGACCATGTTTGACCAGCATGGAGCCGATATCAAGAGACATAACTATATTAGACAAAACCTTCGCCAAATTGCAAGACTTGTGCTTGAAGCTCAAAAACTCACTCCTTTAAAGGAGCTGGAAGACTTCTTTCTGCCCTCAAACTTCAAACATGTTGTGTCTGCAGTCAATGTTTTGGCAGGATACAACTCGAAAAATAAAACCTACAGCAGTCCTTCACTCGCAATTAAGCTCGGCTACCAGCTGCAAAAGCTTTGTGGCATTGTTGAAAGTAATGCTGAAAGTTGTGGCAATGCAAGTCTAGCTGAGTCTGCACGAAGCTTCCTCACTGTTTACAAGAACAAATGGAATAACCTTGTTTCTTCAGGTGCATTAACGACTCTTAAAGAGACAAAACTTGTTACAGAAAAGAAGGTGCCTTTTGCCCAAGATGTGATGCGCCTAAATTCCCATATGGCAAATGTTCATGTTGTTGCTGAGAAAAAAGTAAGAGACCGTCCATGTGCAGAAACGTACGCTCTTCTAGCAAAGGTAATACTTGCTCGCACAATTCTTTTCAACAGGAGAAAACCTGGAGAGGTCTCAAGAATCCAGCTGATAGATTTCATGTCAAGGAAATTGTCCAACACCCACAGCTACATGAGCTCATCCCTCTCAGATTTGGAAAGAACCATGTGTGGATTCTTCACCAGAGTTGAGATACGAGGAAACTGCGGGAGATTAGTCCCTGTTTTGTTAAAGCCGTCGTTCGTCTCAGGTCTGGAGCTTCTTGTGAAGATTCGTGGAACATGTGGCGTCCCAAGTGAGAATTTCTTCCTGTTTGGACGACCAAACGCACTGTCTGCATACAATGGAGCAGAATGCATCCAGATATACGTCAAAGAATGTGGAGCTAAGCACCCTGAAACACTGACAACAGCCAAGATTCGGAAGCATTTTGCATCAATGTTGCAGATGATGAACCTGGATGAAGATGAGGCCAACCAAATCCTCGGCCCTAACAATTATCAAGTCCTCCAGCAGAGCACCAGGGTAGAGGACGTCATGACCTCAGACG GGACGTTTCATCCTGATGGGACACAACCAGGTGCATCATGGAATCACAATCAGTTTTCCGGTGAATGCCATCAACCAGCAGGTCTTTATCAGAACCAGATGCATCAAGCACCAACAACAGCCAATGGGACTGAACATCAAAAACCTGCCTCCTTTGACAAACCacgaaagg CTCCTCAAAGTAATGGCAAACAGAAATGGGAGGAAGCAGAGGTCCGTGCTGTAGAGAGACACATGATGCGCTTCATTCAAGGACACAAGGTGCCTCAGAAGTTTGACTGCATTCAGTGTCTCGAAGCTGAACCAGAAGCACTGAGGACGCGTTCATGGAAAGGTGTGAAGGACTACGTCAGGAACAGGATCACTGCCCTGAAACGACAGAGTGGCTCTACTCGAACTTTGTCCACTAACAGTGACTGGCCTGTGCAAGAGGAGAGCAGTGGATATTTTCAGCAGCTATAA
- the LOC115426292 gene encoding uncharacterized protein LOC115426292 isoform X1 — MMDNATGNKSHIPCPLWTGQISWSAAPTQGALLNSLSTSQQLSLGSPSDQRPQYDQLQPPGLNCLSDLSALSRNNTNHTNLFKSPQMSISSSSASLFANTAATPSTSNIISFVQLSSHTSSSTAQTANQGKTIPPPPLQQTNQGSQPQHLPLTSHDSYKASFQPPLPSQSLPNGPQDLPISLPSCSQHATQEPQNKSQPAFEGMSAESTGVAGFTHSRTSSVSQEQHQWIPSSHCSESTLDNNTVGSSLGFSSGAGDKSVSDAAAQPDKEPSQKRSTTAPTRNETLRSVLLQQRTLLLNKLADLDKLLKTLPPDDNSDGQTSQSGVQSHLSDDCSSPESFSDPIEFAEEAEDAMAVSEEESDPDFFPSSDGNFSDFMSVSEKGSSDESSPTTPSVCPRRTLSRKRKAKSGSPVLKDEDTTPTKKRRTMNQRRCSALVLPCISSKKQKRVYDKKNYCVFCSKPVIKMARHLETVHSDQAEVAAAFQYPKNSKERLKIWNRLKNKGNFAHNKDVLRTGKGYLAVRKRPRKAGQGHEFVHCLYCQGLYWSKALYRHMKKCPERDKNENEPKIGRNRLTLRCVLETLDLDISGGLKGILSSMTYDAVTQAVINHKIILQFGETMFDQHGADIKRHNYIRQNLRQIARLVLEAQKLTPLKELEDFFLPSNFKHVVSAVNVLAGYNSKNKTYSSPSLAIKLGYQLQKLCGIVESNAESCGNASLAESARSFLTVYKNKWNNLVSSGALTTLKETKLVTEKKVPFAQDVMRLNSHMANVHVVAEKKVRDRPCAETYALLAKVILARTILFNRRKPGEVSRIQLIDFMSRKLSNTHSYMSSSLSDLERTMCGFFTRVEIRGNCGRLVPVLLKPSFVSGLELLVKIRGTCGVPSENFFLFGRPNALSAYNGAECIQIYVKECGAKHPETLTTAKIRKHFASMLQMMNLDEDEANQILGPNNYQVLQQSTRVEDVMTSDGTFHPDGTQPGASWNHNQFSGECHQPAGLYQNQMHQAPTTANGTEHQKPASFDKPRKAPQSNGKQKWEEAEVRAVERHMMRFIQGHKVPQKFDCIQCLEAEPEALRTRSWKGVKDYVRNRITALKRQSGSTRTLSTNSDWPVQEESSGYFQQL, encoded by the exons ATGATGGATAACGCAACAGGAAATAAGAGCCACATACCATGTCCTCTGTGGACAGGACAGATTAGCTGGTCTGCAGCTCCGACTCAGGGAGCTCTCCTGAATTCTCTGTCCACCTCTCAGCAACTCAGCCTGGGCTCACCCTCTGATCAGAGACCACAGTATGATCAATTACAGCCGCCCGGTCTGAACTGTCTGAGTGACCTCAGCGCCTTATCAAGAAACAATACTAATCATACCAACCTGTTCAAATCCCCCCAGATGAGCATCAGCTCTTCATCAGCCTCGCTGTTTGCCAATACTGCTGCTACCCCGAGTACATCTAACATTATTTCTTTTGTTCAGCTGAGTTCTCACACATCATCATCCACAGCACAAACTGCAAACCAAGGCAAAACTATACCCCCACCTCCCCTCCAGCAAACAAACCAAGGATCCCAGCCTCAACATCTACCACTCACATCCCACGACTCTTACAAAGCTTCGTTTCAGCCTCCCTTACCCAGTCAGAGCTTACCAAATGGACCTCAAGATTTGCCCATAAGCCTGCCATCATGTTCACAGCATGCAACCCAAGAACCCCAGAACAAATCTCAGCCTGCTTTTGAGGGAATGAGTGCAGAGTCTACTGGTGTTGCTGGTTTCACTCACAGCCGTACCTCATCAGTCTCGCAGGAGCAGCATCAATGGATACCTTCATCACACTGCAGTG AAAGCACATTAGATAATAACACTGTTGGATCGTCCCTTGGTTTTTCTTCAGGAGCTGGAGACAAGTCGGTATCTGATGCAGCTGCTCAGCCAGACAAAGAGCCATCACAAAAACGTAGTACTACTGCACCG ACCAGAAATGAGACACTGCGATCAGTGCTTTTACAACAGCGCACACTACTACTTAACAAACTAGCAGACCTGGATAAGCTG CTAAAAACATTGCCTCCAGATGACAACAGTGATGGTCAGACTTCACAGTCAGGTGTTCAG tCACATCTCTCAGATGATTGTTCATCACCTGAATCTTTCAGTGACCCCATTGAATTTGCAGAG GAAGCAGAAGATGCCATGGCCGTGTCAGAGGAAGAGAGTGATCCTGATTTCTTCCCCAGCAGTGATGGCAACTTTTCTGATTTCATGTCTGTTTCTGAGAAGGGATCTTCAGATGAGTCCAGTCCTACCACCCCCTCTGTGTGTCCAAGACGTACTCTGTCAAGAAAGCGAAAGGCAAAATCAGGCAGCCCTGTGTTAAAGGACGAGGACACGACTCCAACAAAAAAGAGACGTACAATGAATCAGAGGAGATGCTCAGCTCTGGTATTGCCTTGTATAAgttctaaaaaacaaaaacgtgtTTATGACAAGAAGAATTATTGTGTGTTTTGCTCTAAGCCAGTAATTAAAATGGCTCGTCACCTTGAGACTGTCCATAGCGATCAAGCAGAGGTCGCAGCTGCATTTCAGTATCCCAAAAATTCCAAAGAGAGACTAAAGATATGgaacagactgaaaaataaagGAAACTTTGCTCACAATAAAGACGTGTTGAGAACAGGGAAAGGATATCTCGCTGTTCGAAAAAgaccaagaaaagctggacaagGTCATGAGTTTGTTCATTGTCTTTACTGTCAAGGACTTTACTGGAGCAAAGCTTTGTATAGACACATGAAGAAGTGTCCAGAGAGAGACAAGAACGAAAATGAACCAAAGATCGGAAGAAACCGGCTGACATTACGATGTGTGCTTGAAACTTTAGATCTTGACATAAGTGGCGGTTTGAAAGGAATTCTGTCTTCGATGACATATGATGCTGTGACACAAGCCGTTATAAATCACAAGATTATTTTACAGTTTGGTGAGACCATGTTTGACCAGCATGGAGCCGATATCAAGAGACATAACTATATTAGACAAAACCTTCGCCAAATTGCAAGACTTGTGCTTGAAGCTCAAAAACTCACTCCTTTAAAGGAGCTGGAAGACTTCTTTCTGCCCTCAAACTTCAAACATGTTGTGTCTGCAGTCAATGTTTTGGCAGGATACAACTCGAAAAATAAAACCTACAGCAGTCCTTCACTCGCAATTAAGCTCGGCTACCAGCTGCAAAAGCTTTGTGGCATTGTTGAAAGTAATGCTGAAAGTTGTGGCAATGCAAGTCTAGCTGAGTCTGCACGAAGCTTCCTCACTGTTTACAAGAACAAATGGAATAACCTTGTTTCTTCAGGTGCATTAACGACTCTTAAAGAGACAAAACTTGTTACAGAAAAGAAGGTGCCTTTTGCCCAAGATGTGATGCGCCTAAATTCCCATATGGCAAATGTTCATGTTGTTGCTGAGAAAAAAGTAAGAGACCGTCCATGTGCAGAAACGTACGCTCTTCTAGCAAAGGTAATACTTGCTCGCACAATTCTTTTCAACAGGAGAAAACCTGGAGAGGTCTCAAGAATCCAGCTGATAGATTTCATGTCAAGGAAATTGTCCAACACCCACAGCTACATGAGCTCATCCCTCTCAGATTTGGAAAGAACCATGTGTGGATTCTTCACCAGAGTTGAGATACGAGGAAACTGCGGGAGATTAGTCCCTGTTTTGTTAAAGCCGTCGTTCGTCTCAGGTCTGGAGCTTCTTGTGAAGATTCGTGGAACATGTGGCGTCCCAAGTGAGAATTTCTTCCTGTTTGGACGACCAAACGCACTGTCTGCATACAATGGAGCAGAATGCATCCAGATATACGTCAAAGAATGTGGAGCTAAGCACCCTGAAACACTGACAACAGCCAAGATTCGGAAGCATTTTGCATCAATGTTGCAGATGATGAACCTGGATGAAGATGAGGCCAACCAAATCCTCGGCCCTAACAATTATCAAGTCCTCCAGCAGAGCACCAGGGTAGAGGACGTCATGACCTCAGACG GGACGTTTCATCCTGATGGGACACAACCAGGTGCATCATGGAATCACAATCAGTTTTCCGGTGAATGCCATCAACCAGCAGGTCTTTATCAGAACCAGATGCATCAAGCACCAACAACAGCCAATGGGACTGAACATCAAAAACCTGCCTCCTTTGACAAACCacgaaagg CTCCTCAAAGTAATGGCAAACAGAAATGGGAGGAAGCAGAGGTCCGTGCTGTAGAGAGACACATGATGCGCTTCATTCAAGGACACAAGGTGCCTCAGAAGTTTGACTGCATTCAGTGTCTCGAAGCTGAACCAGAAGCACTGAGGACGCGTTCATGGAAAGGTGTGAAGGACTACGTCAGGAACAGGATCACTGCCCTGAAACGACAGAGTGGCTCTACTCGAACTTTGTCCACTAACAGTGACTGGCCTGTGCAAGAGGAGAGCAGTGGATATTTTCAGCAGCTATAA